A segment of the Arachis hypogaea cultivar Tifrunner chromosome 5, arahy.Tifrunner.gnm2.J5K5, whole genome shotgun sequence genome:
atcttttaGGGCAGTGCTTGAAAGAAATTTTTGGAAGGGCAAAacatcttaataaaaaaattatataataatatttatattataataaaatttataaatataattatatatttttaaatttattattattatgtaggaTTATATATGGTTAAGgttaaccaaaaaaataaatctgATTTTGGTTAATAAAAAgatttgtttaggttaataaagcaaatcaatttaaataaaaaattaattttaaaaaattaatttttatataaaaaaattaatttttgcacataaaaatctatttttatttaaaaaattaatttttatttatctaagaattgatttttcttttcaaaaacttaattttttatttatattatataaaatcaactaCAATTTATAAAttgtttttaacattttaaaagattaattttacctttaataatatttatcttttaaaagtctTAAGACTAATTAtctttgttattatttttcttacaatcaaataatataatgcaTGAAAATATATGAGATGTTGATAATACATGATAAAAAGTTTGAGAGTAGTGAAGGTGAGTGTTGAACACAGATATATAGGTTGGAAATATatcaatttaacaaaataaactaACTTCTTTTTCTATGAAATAGTactaatatttttacaaaaatttttgaagCCAACAGAGTAAAATGAATAAGACAACTTCTTGATAAATATTTTGAACTGAAAAAGAGGCCAatctcaaaaaaaatttaaaaataatacttaTTTCCGATGAAATACTACATGGTTTTCATTTACCAAAAACCTTTATCTTTGGAGAAATGGCAATGAAAATTCAAATAACTTTGTAATATTAAAATCGTTCGTCACTTTTAACTATATAcattaatatcaatatcaattaTTAACAAAacacaatttaaattattaaaaattttataaccaAGAAATAACAATTGTCCATACCCTGTGCAATGGAGCGGCAAATTGATTAGTAGATACATAAAATACTGTCAGAATAAAACAGAGATTGTGCACAACATGGATCATATGCAAACGTCATAACTAAGATATGATCAAGCGTGCACAATTCAGGACCTTCACCCTTCATCCCCTTCTCTCCTATCCTTCCTAAGAAGAACAGTACAACAAAGAGGGCTAACTGCCTAAGGACACAGCCTACTGTTCTTTCTTCTGAGAGTCAGAAGATTGCGGAGCATCAGTTGTTGGCTGCTTCATACTAGCCTTGGCCTCAGCGAGAAATTTGGGATCTGGCTCGTGTTTTTCGGCAGGTTCCCTCATCGCCAAGTATATGTAAAATGCTATGACTACATTAACTGATATAACCGCAAGAAATCCACTCACTAGTGTCACAGAGTAAGGGGACAAATTGTCTGTTCCTGTTACACAAAGGGAACAAGGTGAGCTAGTTTTACATCATACACATTTTATTATGGGGCATTACTCTACATTGCATTCAAGAAACATTAAaggaaacaaacaagaaaactgaTGAGATCCATTCCCACCAGGCAAGGGAAATGCAACACTCAATAAATAACACAAAGGGAAACTTTATATTTGAAGAATCTTAGTATGGGAACATTTAGATAACAGTTCAGATAAACAAGTAAACATATACCAAGAGAATCAAAGAGTTCTGTTTTGAGAATTAAGCTGATATGTTCAGCATCTCAAAGCACTGAAAGATGTTGACAAAATGCAATTTCATATATGCTTAGCAATATAATAGTAGAAACAAAAAAGCCTTATCCATTATCCCA
Coding sequences within it:
- the LOC112802488 gene encoding uncharacterized protein, with product MSVIQKFFIASMFMWAVPVAILYGFNNNLFPGTDNLSPYSVTLVSGFLAVISVNVVIAFYIYLAMREPAEKHEPDPKFLAEAKASMKQPTTDAPQSSDSQKKEQ